A genomic window from Leptospiraceae bacterium includes:
- a CDS encoding glycosyltransferase family 2 protein, protein MNETLNQDNLVSLVIPIYNEETHLQEFLTRIDALKLPIEKELVFIDDCSKDSSFQILSQFSFQSKYKILQQERNQGKGAALRRGIQEAQGSIIGIQDADFEYDMDEIPLLLEPFIKGKADVVFGSRFRKENRQVHRTFHYLVNRLLTILSNLSSGLYLSDMETCYKFFKSDIIQNINLESNRFGFEPEITAKIARLKIKMTEVPISYYPRNYMEGKKITWKDGVAALRHIIVYNFFKSKKKFFKKELPEKYIPRYGNWL, encoded by the coding sequence ATGAATGAAACATTAAATCAAGATAATTTAGTTTCTCTTGTGATTCCCATTTATAACGAGGAAACACATTTACAGGAGTTTCTTACAAGGATAGATGCCCTTAAACTTCCTATAGAAAAAGAATTGGTATTTATTGACGATTGTTCTAAGGATTCTTCTTTTCAAATTTTAAGTCAGTTTTCCTTTCAATCAAAGTACAAAATTCTACAGCAAGAAAGGAATCAGGGCAAAGGTGCAGCCCTACGGCGGGGAATTCAGGAAGCACAGGGAAGTATCATCGGAATACAGGATGCTGATTTTGAATACGACATGGATGAGATTCCCCTACTCTTAGAACCTTTTATTAAAGGTAAGGCTGATGTAGTATTCGGCTCCCGGTTCCGAAAAGAAAACAGGCAGGTTCATAGAACCTTTCATTATCTTGTGAATAGACTATTGACCATCTTAAGTAATCTATCCTCAGGCTTATATTTAAGCGATATGGAAACCTGTTATAAATTCTTTAAGTCAGACATCATTCAGAACATCAACCTTGAGTCCAATCGTTTCGGTTTTGAACCGGAAATTACTGCCAAGATAGCAAGACTTAAGATTAAGATGACGGAAGTTCCGATTTCCTACTATCCCAGGAACTATATGGAAGGGAAGAAGATTACCTGGAAAGACGGTGTGGCTGCCCTCAGACATATCATCGTATATAATTTTTTCAAAAGCAAAAAGAAGTTTTTCAAGAAAGAATTACCGGAAAAATACATTCCGAGATATGGAAACTGGCTATAA